One genomic segment of Penaeus chinensis breed Huanghai No. 1 chromosome 24, ASM1920278v2, whole genome shotgun sequence includes these proteins:
- the LOC125037933 gene encoding glycine-rich RNA-binding protein GRP2A-like codes for MKLLGYNLPTPSGPSFNAGGCGGGQVRHVDGSCVTPQVNSRVFLYDVPPNQASSSRPANVPKPKLERNIVFVRLPDGAQGPEPIVVPPPRQQHVLFVLNKQSEQGQQVIEVPAPPPSDPEVFFVNYAEGENPTLPGGVDLQTALGAASQGGGQVVGGGGSGGGFGGGIGGGFGGGTGGGSGGGIGGGFGGGIGGGIGGGIGGGFGGGSGAPTYV; via the exons ATGAAGCTTCTG GGATACAACCTACCGACTCCCTCCGGGCCATCCTTTAACGCCGGCGGTTGTGGCGGTGGACAAGTGCGACACGTGGATGGCAGCTGCGTCACACCTCAAGTGAACAGTCGTGTGTTCTTGTATGATGTGCCACCAAATCAAGCTTCTTCCAGTCGGCCAGCGAACGTTCCAAAACCTAAACTCGAACGTAATATTGTTTTCGTCAGACTTCCTGATGGTGCTCAAGGACCAGAACCCATCGTCGTTCCTCCTCCGAGGCAACAACACGTCTTGTTTGTCCTTAACAAGCAGTCGGAACAAGGTCAGCAAGTGATCGAGGTACCAGCGCCACCACCTTCGGATCCCGAAGTGTTCTTCGTGAACTACGCAGAAGGAGAGAACCCAACTCTTCCTGGAGGAGTAGACCTCCAAACAGCGCTTGGTGCTGCCTCTCAAGGTGGCGGACAAGTTGTGGGAGGTGGTGGCAGTGGAGGCGGATTCGGAGGAGGTATTGGAGGCGGATTCGGAGGAGGTACTGGAGGCGGATCCGGAGGAGGTATTGGAGGCGGATTCGGAGGTGGAATTGGAGGCGGTATTGGCGGTGGTATCGGTggtggttttggaggcggaagtggag CTCCGACTTATGTTTGA